The following proteins come from a genomic window of Synechococcus sp. UW69:
- a CDS encoding sensor histidine kinase KdpD yields the protein MLISGVLGFAAGIGITLLLQRRWRFLKSLREEEERPFALNAPQLLAWIDAATQGWMILAPDHSIAYLNGRAERLLHISRNRLVRGMNLRDALDIPALEEVIFSSRYQQRPQRCEWEQQGDPLEAIVLPGSDECLLVLIQSRQSLEAQQQQQERWVSDVAHELKTPLTALMLVSDRLELAVSSEDTALVQRLQKELRRLQLLVEDLLELSRLENSLPQEYSDYVPLTLEDLVDSAWGTIRPIAEGRRVTLQLDRSESGPLLGDQRRLHRAVLNLLDNALRYSPEDSSVDVTVRQSGGWWLLSIRDHGPGLSETDLSRMFQRFYRGDPSRARSSRSGSGLGLAIVQQISVNHGGRIEARNHPAGGACMDLLLPREPVG from the coding sequence GTGTTGATCTCTGGAGTACTTGGCTTTGCGGCCGGCATCGGGATCACGCTTCTGTTGCAGCGACGATGGCGCTTCCTGAAGTCGTTGCGAGAGGAGGAGGAGCGGCCTTTTGCCTTGAACGCACCTCAGCTTCTGGCCTGGATTGATGCGGCCACCCAGGGCTGGATGATCCTGGCTCCGGATCACTCCATCGCCTATCTCAACGGTCGGGCCGAACGCTTGCTGCACATTTCTCGCAATCGTCTGGTTCGTGGCATGAACCTCAGGGATGCCCTTGACATTCCCGCACTTGAGGAGGTGATCTTCAGCAGCCGCTATCAGCAGCGCCCCCAGCGATGTGAATGGGAGCAACAGGGGGACCCGCTGGAGGCCATCGTTCTGCCGGGCAGCGATGAATGCTTGTTGGTGTTGATCCAGAGCCGCCAGTCCCTCGAAGCCCAGCAACAGCAGCAGGAGCGCTGGGTCAGTGATGTGGCCCATGAGCTCAAGACCCCTTTGACCGCCCTGATGCTGGTGAGCGATCGGCTGGAGCTGGCCGTGAGTTCAGAGGACACGGCTCTGGTGCAACGGCTGCAGAAGGAACTCCGGCGTCTTCAGCTGCTTGTGGAGGATCTGCTGGAGCTCTCACGCCTGGAGAACAGCCTGCCCCAGGAATACAGCGATTACGTCCCTCTCACCCTGGAGGATCTGGTCGACAGCGCTTGGGGAACCATTCGCCCGATCGCGGAGGGGCGGCGGGTGACGCTGCAGTTGGATCGCTCTGAATCCGGGCCCTTGCTTGGGGATCAACGCCGTCTGCACCGCGCGGTGCTGAATCTTCTCGACAATGCTCTGCGTTACTCCCCAGAGGACAGCAGCGTCGATGTGACCGTGCGCCAGAGCGGCGGCTGGTGGCTGCTCAGCATCCGTGATCACGGCCCCGGGTTGAGTGAGACCGATCTCAGTCGCATGTTTCAACGCTTCTACCGGGGGGATCCCTCGCGGGCACGCTCCAGCCGTAGTGGCAGCGGCCTTGGGCTGGCCATCGTGCAGCAGATCTCCGTGAATCATGGTGGTCGCATCGAAGCGCGCAACCACCCTGCTGGGGGCGCCTGCATGGACC
- a CDS encoding response regulator transcription factor has protein sequence MSAAVSTCRLLVVEDDDSIRETVGEALRLEGYEVLTSSNGSEALELVVDRSSDPVDLIVLDLMLPGLGGLDFCRELRRFKNTTPILVISARDSETDRVLGLEVGADDYLVKPFGLRELVARCRALLRRSRQTESSPSESHNYANLCLFSNECRVTRDGTDLTLSPKEYKILELFIQNPKRVWSRDQLLEKIWGVDFVGDTKTVDVHIRWLREKVEDEPSSPQLIRTVRGFGYRFG, from the coding sequence TTGTCTGCGGCGGTTTCCACATGCCGCTTGCTCGTGGTGGAAGACGACGACAGCATCCGGGAGACAGTTGGTGAGGCCTTGAGGTTGGAGGGCTATGAAGTGCTCACCAGCTCAAATGGCTCAGAGGCTCTCGAACTGGTCGTGGACAGATCCTCTGATCCGGTTGATTTGATTGTTCTTGATCTGATGCTTCCGGGGCTGGGGGGGCTTGATTTCTGTCGCGAGCTTCGTCGCTTCAAGAACACCACACCGATTCTTGTAATCAGTGCCCGCGACAGTGAAACCGATCGGGTGCTTGGGCTGGAGGTTGGCGCTGATGATTATCTGGTCAAACCCTTTGGGCTACGTGAGTTGGTGGCCCGCTGCAGGGCGTTGCTGCGGCGATCCCGTCAAACCGAGTCGTCGCCCTCTGAATCACACAATTACGCCAATCTTTGCCTGTTCTCCAATGAGTGCCGGGTCACCCGGGATGGCACTGATCTGACCCTCTCCCCGAAGGAATACAAAATCCTGGAGTTGTTCATTCAGAACCCCAAGCGCGTCTGGAGTCGCGATCAGTTGCTGGAGAAAATCTGGGGTGTTGATTTTGTCGGCGACACCAAAACAGTGGATGTTCACATCCGTTGGTTACGGGAAAAGGTTGAAGATGAGCCCTCATCTCCCCAGTTGATCCGCACGGTCCGCGGCTTCGGTTACCGCTTCGGCTGA
- a CDS encoding ABC transporter substrate-binding protein, producing MLLFLGGHLRRSSGVTLTCWALLSSGLLTLLQPRPVASQPPGSGQDPNALVLGQSLPLSGPSAQLGLDYRRGAMAWFQAVNREGGIHGRRIELVSLDDKYEPSQTLINTRQLLKRNDLLALFGYVGTPTTKVALPLIEAAEVPLVAPMTGASLLRRPELRMVFNMRSSYRREIAAMVDELVRDAHHRIAIVYQDDAFGQDGLDGAMAALTSHGLKPVAVTTVQRNSAQVGDALDDLMAVNPNGVVLVSAYVSSAALATSLRERGSSAQIMNVSFVGTQALQRAMPVGEANGIGVAQVVPFPWNRWIPVVADYQRCLRLSDEASGFGFTSFEGYLAARMITEALARAGKNPTRQSLVQALESINDLDLGGFRIQMGRDDHNASDFVELTFLGSQSWEP from the coding sequence GTGCTTCTGTTTCTTGGAGGCCATTTGCGGCGCAGCTCTGGAGTCACTCTGACGTGCTGGGCCTTACTGAGCAGTGGACTGCTCACGCTGCTTCAACCTCGCCCTGTTGCTTCTCAGCCCCCTGGCAGTGGGCAAGATCCCAATGCTCTGGTGCTTGGCCAGTCCCTACCGCTCTCGGGCCCTTCGGCACAACTCGGTCTGGATTATCGACGCGGGGCCATGGCCTGGTTTCAGGCCGTGAACCGTGAGGGAGGAATTCACGGGCGCAGAATCGAGTTGGTCAGTCTTGATGACAAATACGAGCCGTCGCAGACGCTGATCAACACGCGCCAATTGTTGAAACGCAATGATCTGCTGGCGTTGTTCGGTTATGTGGGCACGCCCACCACAAAAGTGGCGTTGCCGTTAATCGAGGCTGCGGAGGTGCCGCTGGTGGCGCCGATGACGGGGGCAAGTCTGCTTCGACGGCCGGAGCTGCGCATGGTGTTCAACATGCGAAGCAGCTATCGCCGGGAGATTGCGGCGATGGTCGACGAGCTGGTGCGTGATGCGCACCATCGCATTGCGATCGTTTATCAAGACGACGCCTTTGGTCAGGATGGCCTTGACGGCGCCATGGCTGCCCTCACCAGCCATGGGCTCAAACCGGTGGCGGTCACGACGGTGCAACGCAATTCAGCTCAGGTGGGGGATGCATTGGACGACCTTATGGCGGTCAATCCCAACGGAGTCGTGCTCGTTTCTGCCTATGTGAGTTCGGCTGCCCTGGCCACCTCGCTGCGCGAACGAGGCAGCAGCGCTCAGATCATGAATGTGTCGTTTGTGGGCACCCAAGCTCTGCAGAGGGCGATGCCGGTGGGCGAAGCCAATGGCATCGGCGTGGCCCAGGTGGTGCCGTTCCCGTGGAATCGTTGGATCCCCGTTGTGGCTGACTATCAGCGCTGCCTGCGGCTGAGTGATGAGGCATCGGGTTTTGGCTTCACCAGTTTTGAGGGGTATCTCGCGGCGCGGATGATCACCGAGGCGCTGGCACGGGCTGGAAAGAACCCAACGCGTCAATCCCTTGTCCAGGCTCTTGAGTCAATCAATGATCTTGATCTGGGGGGCTTCCGAATTCAGATGGGGAGGGACGATCACAACGCCAGCGACTTTGTCGAACTCACCTTTCTCGGCTCCCAAAGCTGGGAACCTTGA
- a CDS encoding AarF/ABC1/UbiB kinase family protein, with amino-acid sequence MRYDPRRDLGWLLLRPWVAIPRLVQVLWSLAGLVLVLLLRGGSSNAAVQQGLARRILNTLTGLGPCFIKLGQALSTRPDLVRRDWLEELTRLQDDLPAFSHAVALACIREELGAPAEELFEEFPDTPVAAASLGQVYKARLQGQHWVAVKVQRPNLTFILRRDLVLIRALGVMTAPLLPLNLGFGLGGIIDEFGRSLFEEIDYGLEAANAERFSALFAQNDAVYVPKVERMLSSTRVLTTTWIDGAKMRDSEELRSQQLDPTALIRTGVICGLQQLLEFGYFHADPHPGNLFAMRGRTGDLGHVGYVDFGMMDSISDSDRLTLTGAVVHLINRDFPGLAKDFQSLGFLSPTADLTPIIPALEEVLGGSLGDSVGSFNFKAITDRFSELMFDYPFRVPARFALIIRAVVSQEGLALRLDPDFKIIAIAYPYVARRLLAGDTSEMREKLLEVIFDESGRLRLDRLESLLAVVGQDAPAPGKELIPVAGAGLRLLFSRDGADLRRRLLMTLIRDDRLHTDDVRALVGLLGRTFGPGRLAGGLLQRLNPLAAA; translated from the coding sequence ATGCGTTACGACCCCCGGCGGGATCTGGGCTGGTTGCTGCTGCGTCCCTGGGTCGCTATCCCGCGGCTGGTGCAGGTGCTCTGGTCCCTGGCTGGCCTGGTTTTGGTGTTGCTGCTGCGCGGAGGCAGTAGTAACGCCGCTGTGCAGCAGGGCTTGGCGCGTCGCATCCTCAACACCCTCACCGGTCTGGGTCCCTGTTTCATCAAATTGGGTCAGGCCCTGTCAACACGTCCCGATCTCGTGCGTCGGGATTGGCTCGAGGAATTGACGCGCCTGCAGGACGACCTGCCGGCGTTTTCCCATGCTGTCGCCCTGGCGTGCATCCGCGAAGAGCTGGGTGCACCAGCTGAAGAGTTGTTTGAGGAGTTCCCCGACACGCCAGTCGCCGCCGCCAGCCTCGGGCAGGTCTACAAAGCTCGTTTACAGGGCCAGCACTGGGTTGCGGTGAAGGTTCAGCGACCCAATCTCACCTTCATCCTGCGGCGGGATCTGGTTCTGATCCGGGCGCTCGGTGTGATGACGGCTCCTCTCCTGCCCCTCAATCTTGGCTTCGGTCTGGGCGGAATCATCGATGAGTTTGGCCGCAGCCTGTTCGAGGAGATCGACTACGGCCTTGAAGCGGCCAATGCTGAGAGGTTCTCGGCTCTCTTTGCTCAAAACGATGCCGTCTATGTCCCGAAGGTGGAGCGGATGCTCAGCTCCACCCGTGTGCTCACCACCACCTGGATTGATGGAGCCAAGATGCGCGACAGCGAAGAGCTGCGCTCACAGCAACTCGATCCAACGGCATTGATCCGCACGGGTGTGATCTGCGGTCTTCAGCAACTGCTGGAGTTCGGCTACTTCCACGCCGATCCCCATCCCGGCAACCTGTTCGCCATGCGGGGGCGAACGGGGGACCTCGGCCATGTGGGCTATGTCGATTTCGGCATGATGGATTCCATCAGCGACAGCGACCGTCTCACCCTGACGGGTGCAGTGGTGCATCTGATCAACCGTGATTTCCCCGGTTTGGCCAAGGATTTCCAATCCCTTGGTTTTCTCAGCCCCACCGCTGATCTCACCCCGATCATTCCTGCTCTTGAGGAGGTGCTCGGCGGCAGCCTTGGTGACTCGGTCGGTTCGTTCAACTTCAAGGCGATCACCGACCGTTTCTCGGAGCTGATGTTTGATTACCCCTTCCGGGTGCCGGCTCGCTTCGCGCTGATTATCCGTGCGGTCGTCAGCCAGGAGGGTCTGGCCCTGCGTCTCGATCCCGACTTCAAGATCATCGCCATCGCTTATCCCTACGTGGCCCGTCGACTGCTCGCGGGAGACACGAGCGAGATGCGCGAGAAGTTGCTTGAGGTGATTTTTGATGAGTCAGGCCGCTTGCGCCTGGATCGGCTGGAAAGCCTTCTGGCAGTGGTCGGCCAGGACGCACCCGCGCCTGGTAAGGAACTGATTCCTGTCGCCGGTGCCGGCTTGCGGTTGCTGTTCAGCCGCGATGGTGCCGACCTTCGCCGGCGTCTGCTGATGACGCTGATCCGTGACGATCGCCTGCACACCGACGACGTGCGTGCCCTGGTTGGCCTGCTTGGACGAACTTTCGGGCCCGGGCGGCTGGCCGGTGGGCTGCTGCAACGTCTCAACCCCCTGGCGGCAGCGTGA
- a CDS encoding aminotransferase class I/II-fold pyridoxal phosphate-dependent enzyme, which yields MALLPQLTRRLGEPLFLPAHGRGAALPDGLRQLLRQRAGIWDLPELPELGGPLEPDGAIAASQRCAAAQMGVARCWYGVNGATGLLQAALLAMVRPGERVLLPRNVHRSLIQACILGDLQPVLFDLPFQSDRGQPAPVDSAWIERVLAALPSDGAPIRAAVLVHPTYQGYANDPTEVIKRLQERGCCVLVDEAHGCHFAAGVNHPLPPSAVHCGADLVVHSLQKSAAALAQTAVLWLQGERLDPVRVERSLGLLQTTSPSALLLASCEEALQHWQRRRGRRQLLQRLQEAEELADVLRRSGVPLLNNQDPLRLILHTGQAGITGLEADAWFLPKGLVGELPEPATLTFCLGLARHRGLGRRIRHHWQDLRRTYPDRDPLPPFEAPPLPLVTTTDHSPSQAWHAERLRVSLDEAGGCLAAELLCPYPPGIPLLIPGERLDRNRQAWLKRQQLFWGEQIPDGLFVVSRG from the coding sequence ATGGCGCTTCTGCCCCAGCTCACCCGTCGGCTCGGTGAGCCTCTGTTTCTGCCGGCCCATGGCCGGGGGGCCGCGCTTCCGGATGGACTGCGTCAATTGCTGCGACAACGCGCTGGCATCTGGGACCTACCGGAACTCCCTGAACTCGGTGGTCCACTGGAACCGGACGGCGCCATCGCCGCAAGCCAACGCTGCGCCGCAGCTCAGATGGGTGTGGCGCGGTGCTGGTACGGGGTGAACGGGGCCACGGGATTGCTTCAGGCCGCTCTACTGGCGATGGTCAGGCCTGGGGAGCGGGTGCTTCTCCCTCGCAATGTCCATCGCAGCCTTATTCAGGCCTGCATTCTCGGGGATCTGCAGCCGGTGCTGTTCGATCTTCCGTTTCAAAGCGACCGGGGCCAGCCTGCGCCGGTGGATTCCGCCTGGATCGAACGGGTGCTGGCGGCTTTGCCGTCCGATGGGGCACCCATCCGCGCCGCGGTTCTGGTGCATCCCACTTACCAGGGCTATGCCAACGACCCCACGGAGGTGATCAAACGATTACAGGAGCGAGGCTGTTGCGTGCTGGTGGATGAAGCCCACGGCTGTCATTTCGCCGCAGGCGTGAATCATCCCCTGCCTCCCAGTGCCGTGCACTGCGGCGCCGATCTCGTGGTGCATTCCCTGCAGAAATCAGCTGCAGCCCTCGCGCAAACGGCAGTGCTCTGGCTGCAGGGGGAGCGTCTGGATCCCGTGCGTGTCGAACGAAGTCTGGGATTGCTGCAGACGACGAGCCCCAGTGCGCTGCTGCTGGCCTCCTGCGAAGAAGCCCTTCAACACTGGCAGCGCCGCAGGGGACGCCGACAACTGCTGCAGCGTCTGCAGGAGGCTGAAGAGCTCGCCGATGTCTTACGCCGTAGCGGAGTCCCTCTGCTCAACAACCAGGACCCGCTGCGCCTGATCCTGCACACGGGCCAGGCGGGGATCACCGGCCTAGAGGCCGACGCCTGGTTCCTGCCCAAAGGCCTCGTTGGCGAACTGCCGGAACCGGCAACGCTGACCTTTTGCCTAGGCCTAGCCCGACACCGTGGGCTCGGGCGCCGGATCAGGCACCACTGGCAGGACCTCCGGCGGACCTATCCCGATCGCGATCCACTGCCGCCGTTCGAAGCTCCGCCTCTGCCACTAGTCACCACCACAGACCATTCACCGTCGCAGGCCTGGCACGCAGAACGTCTCCGCGTGTCGTTAGACGAAGCGGGCGGATGCTTGGCGGCTGAATTGCTGTGTCCGTACCCCCCTGGCATCCCACTGCTGATTCCCGGTGAGCGATTGGATCGCAACCGGCAAGCCTGGCTGAAACGCCAGCAGCTGTTCTGGGGTGAACAGATTCCCGACGGTCTGTTTGTCGTCAGCAGGGGGTGA
- a CDS encoding septal ring lytic transglycosylase RlpA family protein: MSSAGGEIQPHNRFNPCIRQWWMQPLTWLVLALLICPSVGASPNGEEFLLEDIQKSKEITGIKGIKDVDTINALPLPPPSPLAEKTPVPSKLIQVVQGAASWYGPGFYGRTTANGERFRKGTLTAAHRTLPFGTQVRVTNLSNGRSVVVRINDRGPFKDHRVIDLAHGAASQLKMMQAGQVPVKLEILKSSP; this comes from the coding sequence TTGTCGTCAGCAGGGGGTGAAATCCAGCCCCACAACCGCTTCAATCCATGCATTCGGCAGTGGTGGATGCAACCTCTGACCTGGCTGGTGCTGGCACTGCTGATCTGCCCCTCCGTTGGGGCCAGCCCCAATGGCGAGGAATTCCTTTTGGAAGACATCCAGAAGAGCAAGGAGATCACAGGAATCAAGGGGATCAAGGATGTCGACACGATCAACGCTTTGCCACTCCCTCCCCCAAGCCCCCTGGCCGAAAAGACTCCGGTACCAAGCAAGCTCATCCAGGTGGTTCAAGGAGCAGCAAGCTGGTACGGGCCAGGGTTCTACGGCCGAACAACCGCAAATGGTGAGCGCTTCCGCAAGGGCACGCTGACGGCAGCCCATCGGACATTGCCCTTTGGAACCCAGGTGCGCGTCACCAATCTGAGCAATGGACGCAGCGTTGTAGTGCGTATCAATGACCGTGGGCCTTTCAAGGACCACCGGGTGATTGATCTCGCCCATGGCGCCGCATCACAACTCAAGATGATGCAGGCGGGTCAAGTACCAGTGAAACTCGAGATCCTCAAGTCGTCGCCATAA
- a CDS encoding phosphatidate cytidylyltransferase: MIREVVFDQSQAPAARAVLRKRLISGLGVGGFGLLVVGLGGWWFTAALGGMVHLGLLEFFRMAQFKGIRPATKTTLVACQLLLFTTQWSMQGGLPEAVASAVLPLSGAAICGWLLLQPVTGSIADIAASIFGLFYLGFLPSHWLSLRGLEDGLAITLSACLMIVATDIGSWAVGRRYGKRPLSPISPGKTIEGAIGGFLSAMLMGLICGQLMGWVLHGLPGLLLGALIALFALVGDLTESMMKRDAGVKDSGDVLPGHGGILDRIDSYLFTPAVVYYAIALCQPLLSK, encoded by the coding sequence GTGATCCGTGAGGTTGTCTTCGATCAAAGCCAAGCGCCAGCCGCTCGTGCGGTGCTGCGCAAGCGGCTGATCAGTGGCCTCGGTGTCGGCGGATTTGGCCTACTGGTGGTTGGACTCGGGGGCTGGTGGTTCACCGCTGCGCTGGGGGGAATGGTGCACCTCGGCCTGCTGGAGTTCTTCCGAATGGCCCAGTTCAAGGGGATCCGCCCAGCCACCAAAACAACCCTGGTGGCCTGTCAACTGCTGTTATTCACCACCCAATGGTCGATGCAGGGAGGGCTGCCGGAAGCGGTGGCCTCCGCGGTGTTGCCCCTATCTGGAGCTGCCATCTGCGGCTGGCTGCTCCTACAACCGGTGACGGGCTCCATCGCCGATATCGCAGCATCGATTTTCGGCTTGTTCTACCTCGGGTTTCTACCCAGCCACTGGTTGAGTCTGCGTGGTCTTGAGGACGGGCTGGCGATCACCCTTTCCGCCTGTCTCATGATCGTGGCCACCGACATCGGCTCCTGGGCCGTAGGCCGGCGTTACGGCAAGCGCCCCCTCTCGCCGATCTCTCCTGGGAAAACCATCGAAGGCGCCATTGGCGGCTTCCTCTCGGCGATGTTGATGGGCCTGATCTGCGGTCAGCTGATGGGGTGGGTCCTGCATGGTCTGCCAGGCCTGCTGCTGGGAGCGCTGATCGCTCTGTTCGCGTTGGTGGGAGACCTAACGGAATCGATGATGAAACGAGATGCGGGCGTCAAGGATTCAGGTGACGTCCTACCGGGCCATGGCGGGATCCTGGACCGCATCGACAGCTATCTATTCACCCCAGCGGTGGTGTACTACGCGATCGCCCTGTGCCAACCGCTGCTTTCGAAGTAG
- a CDS encoding LmeA family phospholipid-binding protein, protein MADPLLTVLAGALRLWIRSRCDRLGSLELHLNGSSWSLLRGRLDGVSLNARDVCFQGLPLQSVALCSGPIAVDMKLLTPGQMLALQQPFQVEGEVSFNGRQLNSAVLAEPWRWLGDWMAEQLMGLSPLGALSIEENLIELHAVVAAHQDPARRRFRLNAEQGTLCFRPETDDEPCILLPMDPAIRIEHAQLFAGQLVLKGHSIVTP, encoded by the coding sequence GTGGCTGATCCCCTTCTCACTGTGCTCGCCGGGGCTCTGCGTCTTTGGATTCGCAGCCGCTGCGACCGCCTCGGAAGCCTCGAACTGCATCTGAACGGTTCCAGTTGGTCTCTGCTGCGGGGACGTCTGGACGGCGTGTCGCTTAATGCGCGGGACGTTTGTTTTCAGGGGCTGCCTCTGCAGAGCGTGGCGTTGTGCAGCGGTCCGATTGCGGTGGACATGAAGCTGCTGACTCCAGGCCAGATGCTGGCGTTGCAGCAGCCATTTCAGGTGGAGGGTGAAGTCAGCTTCAACGGCCGTCAGCTCAATAGCGCTGTGCTTGCCGAGCCCTGGCGCTGGCTCGGTGACTGGATGGCTGAGCAGCTGATGGGTCTCAGCCCCTTGGGCGCCTTAAGCATTGAAGAGAATCTGATCGAGTTGCATGCAGTTGTCGCTGCACATCAAGACCCGGCTCGCCGTCGCTTCCGCCTTAACGCTGAGCAAGGCACCTTGTGCTTCCGGCCTGAGACAGACGATGAACCCTGCATCCTGCTTCCAATGGATCCGGCCATCCGGATCGAGCATGCCCAGCTGTTTGCTGGCCAGTTGGTTCTGAAAGGCCATTCCATCGTCACCCCTTAG
- a CDS encoding alpha/beta fold hydrolase: MKTLLDQLRPALLDPQAETLAADVQWWNLPGLGLDDPFPVAVLGQGSPLLLLHGFDSSFLEYRRLAPLLADRFQLFIPDLFGFGFSPRPLGLTYGPDAVLRHLDALLERLPAEAPVGVIGASMGGSVAVELARRHPERVGPLVLLAPAGLTGRPMPVPPLLDRFGAWFLGRPGVRRGLCRQAFADPDADVGAPEEQIASLHLQCPGWAEALAAFARSGGFAGCGEPLPSQSLHVIWGADDRILRAPQKQALQALLDRPVETFPCCGHLPHIDQPHRVAERCYSLLACG; this comes from the coding sequence TTGAAGACGCTTCTGGATCAATTGCGGCCGGCTCTGCTTGACCCGCAGGCCGAGACCCTGGCCGCTGATGTGCAGTGGTGGAATTTGCCTGGCCTGGGTCTGGATGATCCCTTCCCGGTGGCGGTGCTCGGCCAAGGCTCTCCTTTGCTGTTGCTGCATGGTTTCGACAGCAGTTTTCTGGAATACCGGCGCCTGGCTCCCCTCCTGGCCGATCGCTTTCAGCTGTTCATCCCCGACCTGTTCGGTTTTGGCTTTTCACCTCGTCCCTTGGGCCTGACCTACGGGCCGGACGCTGTTTTGCGTCATCTCGATGCCCTGCTTGAGCGGCTTCCCGCTGAGGCTCCTGTTGGGGTGATCGGTGCCTCGATGGGCGGCTCCGTGGCCGTGGAGTTGGCCCGGCGTCACCCCGAGCGGGTGGGTCCTCTTGTGCTGCTCGCTCCAGCAGGTTTGACGGGGCGTCCCATGCCTGTGCCGCCCCTGCTGGATCGTTTTGGTGCCTGGTTTCTGGGTCGCCCCGGCGTGCGGCGGGGGCTGTGTCGCCAGGCCTTCGCCGATCCCGATGCTGATGTGGGAGCTCCGGAAGAACAAATTGCCTCGTTGCACCTGCAATGCCCCGGCTGGGCTGAAGCCTTGGCGGCATTTGCCCGCAGTGGTGGTTTCGCAGGATGTGGAGAACCCCTGCCATCCCAGTCACTGCATGTGATCTGGGGTGCGGATGATCGCATTCTGCGCGCCCCGCAAAAACAGGCGCTTCAGGCGTTGCTGGATCGGCCTGTAGAAACGTTCCCCTGTTGCGGGCACCTCCCGCACATCGATCAGCCCCACAGGGTGGCTGAGCGTTGTTATTCGCTTTTGGCCTGTGGCTGA
- a CDS encoding iron-containing alcohol dehydrogenase family protein: MVRSISSHSIAPASVLRGDGAWDEALPQIKALCSRPLVLGRSVSTAGQRQRFVADLQAQGLNPLQAQLQFDCCEQDLQRVSSEADGCDAVLAAGGGKVLDAGKLLAHRLSLPCITVPLSASTCAGWTALANIYSPQGAFEGDVALDRCPDLLVFDHGLVRQAPPRTLASGVADALAKWYEASVSSGDSSDGLVQQAVQMARVLRDQLLIDSLTALEDPDSAAWVRTAEACALTAGVMGGLGGARCRTVAAHAVHNGLTQLEACHHVLHGEKVGFGILVQLRLEERLGGNRLAGQAHRQLLPLLRQLALPVSLDDLGLAQASLSELQEVCRFACREGSDLHHLPFAVTPGALLEALVGAAELSPISL; the protein is encoded by the coding sequence ATGGTTCGATCCATCTCGTCCCATTCCATTGCCCCCGCCAGTGTGTTGCGGGGGGATGGAGCATGGGATGAGGCCTTGCCTCAGATCAAAGCGCTGTGTTCGCGTCCGCTGGTGCTCGGACGCAGTGTCTCAACCGCGGGGCAGCGTCAGCGCTTCGTCGCCGATTTGCAGGCCCAGGGACTCAATCCTCTTCAAGCTCAGCTTCAGTTCGACTGCTGTGAGCAGGACCTCCAGAGAGTGTCTTCTGAAGCCGACGGCTGTGATGCCGTTCTGGCAGCCGGGGGCGGAAAGGTTCTGGATGCCGGCAAGCTGCTGGCCCATCGTCTTTCTCTTCCATGCATCACCGTTCCGCTGAGCGCCTCTACTTGCGCGGGCTGGACGGCTCTGGCCAACATCTATTCCCCTCAAGGTGCCTTCGAAGGGGATGTGGCGCTGGATCGCTGCCCTGACCTTCTCGTCTTTGATCACGGCTTGGTGCGCCAAGCTCCGCCTCGCACTCTGGCCAGTGGTGTCGCTGATGCCCTGGCCAAGTGGTACGAAGCCTCCGTGAGCAGTGGCGACAGCAGCGATGGTCTGGTGCAGCAGGCCGTGCAGATGGCACGGGTTCTCCGCGATCAACTGCTGATCGACAGCCTCACGGCGCTGGAGGATCCAGACAGCGCGGCGTGGGTGCGCACCGCCGAAGCCTGCGCGCTGACTGCCGGAGTGATGGGAGGACTTGGTGGTGCCCGTTGCCGTACCGTCGCGGCCCATGCTGTTCACAACGGCCTCACCCAGCTGGAGGCGTGTCACCACGTTCTCCATGGCGAGAAGGTGGGTTTCGGAATCCTTGTGCAGCTTCGATTGGAGGAACGTCTGGGCGGCAACCGGCTCGCCGGGCAGGCGCACCGCCAATTGCTGCCGCTGCTGCGGCAGCTGGCTCTGCCTGTCAGCCTTGATGATCTGGGTCTGGCGCAGGCCAGCCTCAGTGAATTGCAGGAGGTGTGTCGCTTCGCCTGTCGCGAGGGTTCCGATCTGCATCATTTGCCCTTCGCCGTGACGCCCGGTGCTTTGCTGGAGGCCCTTGTGGGTGCCGCTGAACTCAGCCCCATCAGCCTTTGA